GCCACCGAGGTCCAGCTCGACGAGCCGATCCTGGCCACCGACGAGGGCCGCGCCGCCGTCGGTCGGCTCGAGCGCGTCTACCAGCGACTGGGCTCCCTCACCGAGCGCCCCTCCCTCCTGGTCTCCACCTACTTCGGATCCATCGGCGCCGCCGCCCTGCGCGTGCTCAAGGACTCCCCGGTGGAGGCTGTGGGCCTGGACCTGGTCACCGACTCCGAGGGTGTCGCGGACCTCGCCGCGGTCTCCGGCCTCGGCTCCACCCGCCTGGTCGCGGGCTTGGTGGACGGCCGCAACGTCTGGCGTACCGACCTGCCCGCCGCCGTGGCGGAGCTGGGTACCCTGCTCGCCCTCAGCGACGAGCTCACCGTGAGCACCTCGTGCTCGCTGCTGCACGTGCCCATCGACCTGGACGCCGAGACCTCCCTGGCCCCCGAGCTGCGCGGGGCACTGGCCTTCGCCAAGCAGAAAGCCAAGGAGGTGGCCCTGCTCGGCCGCGTCCTGACCGAGGGCGAGGACGCGGAGTTCGACGCCGCCAGGGCCCAGAACCCGTCCTTCACCGACGCCCGCGTGCGCGCCCGTCTGGACGCTCTGGGCCCGGACGCCTACGAGCGCCCCGAGGAGCGCGGCGCGCCCACGGACATCACGCTCACCACGACCACCATCGGGTCGTTCCCGCAGACCCCGGAGCTGCGCCGGGCCCGCGCCGCGCACCGCCGGGGCGAGCTGCCCACGGAGGAGTACGACCAGATCCTCCGTGCGGAGATCGACCGCGTCATCGCGCTCCAGGAGGAGATCGGACTGGACGTGCTCGTGCACGGCGAGCCCGAGCGCAACGACATGGTCCAGTACTTCGCGGAGCAGCTGGAGGGCTACGCCACCACCGAGAACGGGTGGGTGCAGTCCTACGGTTCGCGTTGCGTGCGTCCCCCGATCCTGTTCGGTGACGTCTCGCGTCCCGAGCCGATGACGGTCGAGTGGATCACCTACGCCCAGTCGCGCACGGACAAGCCGGTCAAGGGCATGCTGACCGGTCCGGTCACCATGCTGGCCTGGTCGTTCGTCCGTACCGACCAGCCGCTCGGGGAGACCGCCCGTCAGGTCGGTCTGGCCCTGCGCGACGAGGTCGCGGACCTGGAGAAGGCGGGTATCCGCCACATCCAGGTGGACGAGGCGGCCCTGCGCGAGCTGCTGCCCCTGCGCGGGGAGCAGCGTCAGGCGTACCTGGACTGGGCGGTCAACTCGTTCCGTCTGGCCACCTCGGGCGTGGCGGCGACCACCACGATCCACACGCACATGTGCTATTCGGAGTTCAACCAGATCGTCGGCGGCATCGAGGCGCTGGACGCCGACGTCACCAGCGTCGAGGCGGCCCGCTCGCGCATGGAGGTCGTGGAGGCCCTGGGCCGGCGCGGCTACAAGCGGGGGATCGGCCCGGGCGTGTACGACATCCACTCGCCGCGGGTGCCCTCGGTCGAGGAGATCGAGGCCTCGCTGCGGCTGGCGGCCTCGCACATCGACGCCGGGAACCTGTGGGCCAACCCGGACTGCGGTCTGAAGACCCGTGGTTACGAGGAGACCGAGCAGGCGCTGCGCAACATGGTCGAGGCGGCCCGCCGGGTACGCGCCGACCTGGGCTAGGCACGCGCCACCAGGGCGAGACCAGGCGATGAGAAAGGGGGCCGCGGCACTGCCGCGGCCCCTCCGTGGCCTCGGGTACTCCGTACCCTCGACGCTGTTACTAGCCGGCGGCGAGGACGTTGAGGGCCTCGTTGGCGACGTCGAGCATGCTCTCCTCGACGTTGTCCGGCATGACGAAGTCAGCGCTGTCGTCAGTGTAGTTGCTGAGTTCGTAGTTGATCTCGATGATGAGGTTGTCCTGGCGGATGACCAGCATGGCCTCGGGGAACGAGTTGCCGAGCGAGTCGTTCATCGTGGTGCTGATGAAGTACGCCTCGCTGCCCAGGCCGTCGATCTCCTTGTCCTCCTCGACGTCGTCGGCGCTGTAACGATCGCTGTAGCCATCGCCGCGCAGATTCTCCAGCGTGTACTCGATGTCCGTGGAGGCGGCCTCGGGGGAGTCGGTGGCGCTGAAGGGCAGCTTGAAGGTGACGTCCAGGTAGCCGGTGGTGCTGTCGGCGTTGTCCGGCACGCCGCCGCGGCTGGAGGAACCGGTGCAGCTCGCCCGGTTGTCCGAGACGTTCTTCCTGCCCTCACCGCTGAGGTGGAAGTCCGACTGGGTCGTCTCGGTGAAGACGTCGCAGGGCTCGGTGGGCAGTCCGTGCGGCGGATCGCCGAGGTCGCCGCCGGTGTTCGCCGGCTCTTCCTCAGGCTCTTCCTCGGTGGACTCAGGCTCTTCCTCGGGGTCACCGGCGGCCTCGGAGGCATCGCCGGGACCGACCGCGACCTGTTCGCCTTCGCCGCGGTTGCCGTTGGTGACCAGCATGACGACCACGGCGATCACCAGAACGATGATGACCGCGCCGCCGCCGATGACCACCCACAGGCCGGCCTTGCTGCCGCCGCCCTGGGGCGGCTGGGCGGGCGGGTACCCGCCGGGGACGCCGGGGCCGCCGGGACCGGCGCCGTAGGGCGGCTGCCCGCCCGCGTACATGCCCTGGTCCTGGCCGGGGACGCCGGGGCCGCCCGGGTAGGGGGCCTGACCGTAGCCGGGCTGGCCGCCGGTGCCGGGGTCGCCGTAAGGGCCTCCCTGCGGCTGGCCGTAGGGCGGCTGGCCGCCGGTGCCGTCCCCGCCACCGTAAGGGTTCTGCGGTGGTTGGTTGTAAGGTCCGTTTTCGCTCATGGCTCCCCTCGCCCGGTGATGTGGTGACCGTGTTGTCTTAGGCGCACGTTTGCGCCTGTGGGTTCTCACGAGTTCCCGTGGCGGCCACCGGCGGATCGCCGGGGTGGTGACAGCACGGGGAACCGTGGGGGAGGTGGGCCCGCCTCGGACGCCGTTACCGCGGGCGAGAGCGGGTGGGCGAGGGCAGGAGTTCCCCGTGTCGTGAGGAAGGTCCCCGGTTCAAACGGGGCTCCGACCGCCGCGTGTGGAGCCGGCGGGCCGGTTCCCCGCAGGCCAGGGGTCGGGACGCCTTGCATCCTAACCGCGACTGGTGTGTGAGGGGCAGGTCGGACCGGGGTCAACAGGGTGAATCGTCACCGTTTCGTGCTTAGCGCGCGCGAGCTCACATTCCACGTGACTCAATCGTGACACCGAATCGTGGACAGGCTGATCAGGTATTAGGTAATGGGAGGCGTCAGCATTAAGGTCTTTCGTCACCTGAGGCCTGGATGAAGGCTTTTCCTGTGAAATGCGCTACTGCGTCGGGTGGAGGGCGGTGATCGCAGAGTGAGGGCCGTGACCGGTTGTGGCCACAGGGGCGTCGAAGATCAGGTACCGGAGACCAGGTGGTTGCGCGTATCGGTTCCGCGGCCGCGAGCTGCCTGCCGTGAACCTACGCCTCGGCCTGGGCCACGCGGCGATCCCCCGTCAGGACCGATGCTCACAACGTGGTCAGAACATCGAGATGTGCACGTGGTCGAAGTGGTTCTCGGTGAGGTTGCCCCGGTCCGACATCGGGCGCCAGTCGGTGTCGCCGCGGCGCACGTCCCAGATCTGCTGCCGGTAGATGATGTACATGATCCCCAGGGTGTCGGCGTTCTCCATCGCCCATTCGGAGATCGCCCAGCCGCGGTCGATCTCGGCCTGCGTGGGCATGCCCCCGCTCGGGTGCAGCATGAAGTCGCAGGCCCGGCCCTTGGGGTGCTCGCCGACCACCCAGCCGCCCACGGCCCGGTAGCAGCCGACACCGCCCACGTCGTCCCCGCGCCCGAACTCCTCGATCACCAGGTCGCGCATCTGCTCCGTGCGTGGGGTGAGGTTGTTGTGCGGCTGCATGGGCTGGTTCGGGTGGTCGGCGATCAGGGCGTGCACCTCGGTGCGGCGCTCCTCCAGGGCGTCCAGGTCCTCCTGGGCCTCGGCCAGCAGCTCCTCGGCGTTGGCCTGCGCGACCTCATCGCGGGAGAGCGCCTGGGCGAGCTGGTCGATCTTCTCCTGGTTGGTGGTGGAGAGGTAGTCGATGACCACCGCGCGGTCGATGACCTCGTCCGGATCGGCCTCCACGAACAGCGACATCGACGGGTCGATCCCGCTGTTGGTGTAGGTGGCCACCGCCAGGGAGACCACCTGGTCACGGGCGTCCCGCACGTCCTGGCGGGTGCCTTCGGCGCGGCTCTCGGCCCGCTCGGCCTCCTCGATGACCGCCTCCATGTCGCGCAGCTCGCCCTGGAACTCCTCGGTCAGGTCCGCGGCGCGCGACTGGAGGTCGCTCATGCTCTCCGGCTCCCGCGGGAGGAGCCCGGGGGCCGGGGCGGCCGAGGCCGGCAGCGGTGTCAGAGCCGTCGCGCCGAGCAGGGACAAGGAGACCACGGCCACCCGGCTCCGGCCCGGGCGCGCCAGGGCGGGCAACACCCGCGGCAGGGGCCCGGCGCAGTCGGCGAGAACCTCCCGCCAGGTGCGGGCGGGAGGATCGGGCGCCCAGAAGTCGGCGTACTCGTCCCCGGCCTTCACTGTGCTGCCGGCCTTCGCTGTGTCATCGAACTGCGCTGGGCCTTCGAACTGCGCTGGGTCCTCAAACTGCACGGTGTGGTCGCTCCTCGGCTCCACGCGCGGCCCCCTGCGGGTACGGGGGCGCTGTGGACGCGTCTGCTCGTCTTTCCCGGGCGGGGCGCGGCGGCCGTCCGACGGCCGGGCCCTCGACATCCGCGGCGCGAATACGCCGGGGAGAGTAACGGGACGGTAATGAGTGTAGGCACTCACACGGACCAACGGGAGGGGCGAGGGGATTCACACGTCCGGCAAACGCCCCAATGTGTTGTAAATAACCGTATGAGGGCCAGGGATTTTGCCGAACCGACCCGTCCGATCATGGTTGAGTTGGTTCCGTGAAGGCTCCTGAGCACGTCAAAGCGACCCCCGCCACCACGGCGGACACCACCCGGCGGTGCGTTCCGCTGCCCGGCGGTCGCTGTCGTATGCCCCGTTAGTCACCTCTGACACCGAGCCGAGCCCGGCGCCACGCGCCGGAGCCACCCCAGGGCCGCCCTCCACACGCCCCGCGACCGCCGGGCACCGGCGCGTCGCCGCCGCCCGCCAGGTGAGCGCTTCGTACGCTCGGGTGTGGACGTCAAACCCACGCTGAGTCCAGAGCCATCCCCTGCCCGAGAGCGGCCGCTGGGACACCACCGCCAGACGTCGATGGGAAAACCGTGATTGACGCAGTGGGTCTACACAAGACCTACAGGTTGAAGAAACGCCAGGTGCACGCCCTGAACGGGGTGGACCTGCATGTCGAGTCCGGCGAGATCTTCGGGGTCGTGGGCCAGAGCGGTGCGGGCAAGAGCACCCTCCTGCGCTCAGTGAATCTCCTGGAGCGCCCGGACAGCGGCACCGTGACCGTCGGGGACGAGGAACTCACCTCCCTGCGCGGTGCCCGGCTGCGCGCGGCCCGGCGGGGGATCGGCATGGTGCACCAGCACTTCGCCCTGCTCTCCTCGCGCACGGTCGCGGGCAACGTCGGCTTTCCCCTGGAGGTCGCCGGGGTCTCCCGCGCCAAGCGGGCCGCCCGGGTGGGCGAACTCCTGGAACTGGTCGGCCTGGAGGACAAGGCGCGCGCCTACCCCTCCCAGCTCTCCGGCGGGCAGAAGCAGCGCGTGGGCATCGCCCGCGCGCTGGCCTCCAACCCCCCGGTGCTGCTGAGCGACGAGGCCACCTCGGCGCTGGATCCGGCCACCACCGACTCGATCCTGGCCCTGCTGCGCCGCCTGCGCGACGAACTGGGCCTGACCATCCTGCTGATCACCCACGAGATGGACGTGATCAAGCGGATCTGCGACTCCGCGGCGATCATGGAGAACGGTGAGTTCCGCGAGTCCGGCCGCGTGCTGGACCTCATCGGCACCCCCGGCTCCCTGCTGGCCCGCTCGCTCTTCCCGCTGCCGGACAACGGCGGACCCGAGAGCGTGATCATCACCTACCCGCGCTCCTTCGACGAGCCGTTCATGTCCGAACTCACCCGCCGCTTCGACGTGGACGTGAACATCCTCGGCGGTGGTGTGGAACAGGTGGCGGGCCAGTCCGTGGGCCGACTCAGCGTCGACATGCGCGGTGAGCACCGCCGTGCGGCGCTCACCTACCTGTCCGAGCACGGCCTGCTGGTCGAGGAGGCCGGAAAGTGACCATCAACCCCGCGGACGCCCTCCTTCTCGCGCAGGACGGCAACGCGCTCACCGCCATCACCGACTTCATCGCGGCCTGGCCGGCCATGTGGCCCAACCTGTGGATCAGTACCCAGGACACCATCTACATGGTGTGGTGGGCGACGGTCTTCAGCGTGCTGTTCGGCCTGCCCCTGGGCGTGCTGCTGGTCGCCACGGACAAGGGCGGCCTCATTCCGGCCCCGGTCGTGCGCGCCGTGCTCAGCGCGATCGTCAACATCGGCCGCTCGCTGCCCTTCATCGTTCTGATGGTGGCGGTGCTGACGCTGACCCGCTTCCTGGTGGGCACGACCCTGGGCCCCACGGCCGCGATCGTGCCGCTGAGCATCGGCGCCATCCCGTTCTTCGCCCGCCTGGTGGAGACCGCCCTGCGCGAGGTCGACCGCGAGGTGATCGAGGCCGCGCACGCCATGGGCACCCGCAAGTTCACGATCGTGGGCAAGGTGATGCTGCCCGAGGCCATGGCCGGCCTGATCGCCGGTCTGGTGATGACCGTGGTCACGCTGATCTCCTACTCGGCGATGGCCGGCGCCATCGGCGGCGGAGGTCTGGGCGACCTGGCCATCCGCCAGGGCTACCAGCGCTTCGACGACCACTACCTGTGGGCGACCGTGATCCTGCTGATCATCATCGTCCAGGTCGTGCAGAGCCTGGGTGACCTGCTCGTGCGCAGGCTGTCCCGGCGCTGACCCCGGCCGGGTCAGCGCCCCGGCCACCACCACCGCCCCCCATGTGTTGCCAGCCCCTTCCCCCCACTTCCAGAGTTGTCCGGAACGAACGGCAAGGAGACAGCGATGACAGGAACGAACGTGCTGCGGGGGGTCGCCGTGGCCGGTGCCACGGCGGTCCTGCTCGCGGGCTGCGGAAGCGCCAGCGAACGGGCCGCCGACGACAACGGCGGCGGTGGCGATGGCGTCGCGACGCTGCGGGTCGGCGCCACCCCGATGCCGCACGCCGAGATCCTGGAGTTCGTCAACGACGAGCTGGCGGCCAACGCGGGCCTGGCCATCGAGGTGGTCGAGTACACCGACTACAACCAGCCCAACGCGGCCCTGACCGAGGGTGAGCTGGACGCGAACTACTACCAGACGGTGCCGTTCCTGGAGGAGTACCTGGCGGGCAACCAGGGCGCGGACCTGGCCTACGTGGCCGACGTGCACCTGGAGGCCTTCGGTGTGTACTCCGAGAGCGTCGAGGACCTGGACGACCTGTCCGAGGGCGCGGACATCGCGGTGCCCAACGACTCCTCGAACATGGACCGCGCGCTGCGGCTGCTCGAAGCCCACGACGTGATCACCCTGGCTGAGGGTACGGACGGGCAGGCCTCGGAGTCCGACATCGAGGACAATCCGCTCGACATCACCATCACCCCGGTGGAGGCGGCCCAGCTGCCGCGCTCACTCCAGGACGTGGACGCGGCCGTGGTCAACGGCAACTACGCCCTGGAAGCGGACCTGCCCGAGACCGCCAACGCCCTGGCCTGGGAGGACACCGAGGACAACCCGTACGCCAACGGCCTGGTTGTGCGTTCGGAGGACGTGGACGCCGAGGACATCGTCCGCCTCAACGACCTCCTGCACAGCCAGGAGGTGCGCGACTTCATGGAGGAGCGCTGGCAGGGCATCGTGCTCCCGGTCGGGGGCGTCGAAGAGTAGGCGAGTGGTCCTCCAGTCGCTCGGATAGTCGTCCGAACCCGTGAACGGCCCCGGCGGGGGAGTCTGAACTGCTCCCTGGAAGTTGGACTGGAAATCCAGTTCCATCGACCAGGGAGCAGTCCCATGAGAGCGAACAGCTCACTCACCCAGGACCAACGCCACCAAGCGATAGCGTTGTTCGAGCAAGGCAGAGCCGATCACGCGGTAGCGGCCTCTCTCGGGGTCTCGCGATGGGCGGTCCGAAGCCTGTACCGACGGTGGCGGATCCACGGCCCGGGAGCGCTGGTGACCAAACAGGCGAAGAAGTCCTACTCCTTCGAGTTCAAGGTCGAGGCGGTGCGCCGCCTCCTGGCTGGCGAGCCCAAGACCGAGCTGGCCAAGGAACTGGAACTGTCCTCACCCAAGCTGCTGGAATCGTGGGTGCGCACCTATCGCACCCAGGGCTCGGA
This DNA window, taken from Nocardiopsis exhalans, encodes the following:
- a CDS encoding MetQ/NlpA family ABC transporter substrate-binding protein, with translation MTGTNVLRGVAVAGATAVLLAGCGSASERAADDNGGGGDGVATLRVGATPMPHAEILEFVNDELAANAGLAIEVVEYTDYNQPNAALTEGELDANYYQTVPFLEEYLAGNQGADLAYVADVHLEAFGVYSESVEDLDDLSEGADIAVPNDSSNMDRALRLLEAHDVITLAEGTDGQASESDIEDNPLDITITPVEAAQLPRSLQDVDAAVVNGNYALEADLPETANALAWEDTEDNPYANGLVVRSEDVDAEDIVRLNDLLHSQEVRDFMEERWQGIVLPVGGVEE
- a CDS encoding helix-turn-helix domain-containing protein; translation: MTKQAKKSYSFEFKVEAVRRLLAGEPKTELAKELELSSPKLLESWVRTYRTQGSEGLRPKQRGRPPKSAPPEPASELERLRRENELLRAQNAYLGKVRALREHPPE
- the metE gene encoding 5-methyltetrahydropteroyltriglutamate--homocysteine S-methyltransferase — protein: MSTNPAARPPVRSTVHGYPRIGPDRELKRASESYWKGTTTAAELDAVAAELRKGVYAQLREAGVDDLPSNTFSYYDHVLDTAVLFDLVPSRFTSPAQAGDRDEQLRRYFALARGVQGATPLEMTKWFDTNYHYLVPELSPSTRPRLVGDKPVAEFREAAEAGFQTRPVLVGPLTFLMLAKAADDAPEGWEPIELLDQLLDAYAKLLGDLKAAGATEVQLDEPILATDEGRAAVGRLERVYQRLGSLTERPSLLVSTYFGSIGAAALRVLKDSPVEAVGLDLVTDSEGVADLAAVSGLGSTRLVAGLVDGRNVWRTDLPAAVAELGTLLALSDELTVSTSCSLLHVPIDLDAETSLAPELRGALAFAKQKAKEVALLGRVLTEGEDAEFDAARAQNPSFTDARVRARLDALGPDAYERPEERGAPTDITLTTTTIGSFPQTPELRRARAAHRRGELPTEEYDQILRAEIDRVIALQEEIGLDVLVHGEPERNDMVQYFAEQLEGYATTENGWVQSYGSRCVRPPILFGDVSRPEPMTVEWITYAQSRTDKPVKGMLTGPVTMLAWSFVRTDQPLGETARQVGLALRDEVADLEKAGIRHIQVDEAALRELLPLRGEQRQAYLDWAVNSFRLATSGVAATTTIHTHMCYSEFNQIVGGIEALDADVTSVEAARSRMEVVEALGRRGYKRGIGPGVYDIHSPRVPSVEEIEASLRLAASHIDAGNLWANPDCGLKTRGYEETEQALRNMVEAARRVRADLG
- a CDS encoding methionine ABC transporter permease; amino-acid sequence: MTINPADALLLAQDGNALTAITDFIAAWPAMWPNLWISTQDTIYMVWWATVFSVLFGLPLGVLLVATDKGGLIPAPVVRAVLSAIVNIGRSLPFIVLMVAVLTLTRFLVGTTLGPTAAIVPLSIGAIPFFARLVETALREVDREVIEAAHAMGTRKFTIVGKVMLPEAMAGLIAGLVMTVVTLISYSAMAGAIGGGGLGDLAIRQGYQRFDDHYLWATVILLIIIVQVVQSLGDLLVRRLSRR
- a CDS encoding DUF3558 domain-containing protein, coding for MSENGPYNQPPQNPYGGGDGTGGQPPYGQPQGGPYGDPGTGGQPGYGQAPYPGGPGVPGQDQGMYAGGQPPYGAGPGGPGVPGGYPPAQPPQGGGSKAGLWVVIGGGAVIIVLVIAVVVMLVTNGNRGEGEQVAVGPGDASEAAGDPEEEPESTEEEPEEEPANTGGDLGDPPHGLPTEPCDVFTETTQSDFHLSGEGRKNVSDNRASCTGSSSRGGVPDNADSTTGYLDVTFKLPFSATDSPEAASTDIEYTLENLRGDGYSDRYSADDVEEDKEIDGLGSEAYFISTTMNDSLGNSFPEAMLVIRQDNLIIEINYELSNYTDDSADFVMPDNVEESMLDVANEALNVLAAG
- a CDS encoding methionine ABC transporter ATP-binding protein; the protein is MGLHKTYRLKKRQVHALNGVDLHVESGEIFGVVGQSGAGKSTLLRSVNLLERPDSGTVTVGDEELTSLRGARLRAARRGIGMVHQHFALLSSRTVAGNVGFPLEVAGVSRAKRAARVGELLELVGLEDKARAYPSQLSGGQKQRVGIARALASNPPVLLSDEATSALDPATTDSILALLRRLRDELGLTILLITHEMDVIKRICDSAAIMENGEFRESGRVLDLIGTPGSLLARSLFPLPDNGGPESVIITYPRSFDEPFMSELTRRFDVDVNILGGGVEQVAGQSVGRLSVDMRGEHRRAALTYLSEHGLLVEEAGK
- a CDS encoding coiled-coil domain-containing protein, whose translation is MKAGDEYADFWAPDPPARTWREVLADCAGPLPRVLPALARPGRSRVAVVSLSLLGATALTPLPASAAPAPGLLPREPESMSDLQSRAADLTEEFQGELRDMEAVIEEAERAESRAEGTRQDVRDARDQVVSLAVATYTNSGIDPSMSLFVEADPDEVIDRAVVIDYLSTTNQEKIDQLAQALSRDEVAQANAEELLAEAQEDLDALEERRTEVHALIADHPNQPMQPHNNLTPRTEQMRDLVIEEFGRGDDVGGVGCYRAVGGWVVGEHPKGRACDFMLHPSGGMPTQAEIDRGWAISEWAMENADTLGIMYIIYRQQIWDVRRGDTDWRPMSDRGNLTENHFDHVHISMF